A stretch of Flavobacterium sp. N1994 DNA encodes these proteins:
- a CDS encoding LuxR C-terminal-related transcriptional regulator, giving the protein MEKLVFDSVKKIWVGVTKSHSEKDLNIEIELHKKLLNFFQVGDFCYFILNIVDGNLEYLNSKVFDIYGYNSDDFTMENFLSYIHPDDLGYFINCENTVVDFFSQLPPDKIQKYKVRYDYRVRKADGNYIRILHQVLTIHSTDEGAIIRTLVSHTDISHLKKDNKSSLSFIGLDGEPSYIDVAILKTLKHRKEVVTNREKAIIYQLAMGQTSRQIGIELGISKNTVDTHRKNILKKTDCKSVAELIAKAIEKGWM; this is encoded by the coding sequence TTGGAAAAATTAGTTTTTGATAGTGTTAAGAAAATTTGGGTTGGAGTTACTAAGTCTCACTCTGAAAAAGATTTAAATATTGAAATAGAACTACATAAAAAATTATTGAATTTTTTTCAAGTAGGTGATTTTTGCTATTTTATATTAAATATTGTTGATGGAAATCTTGAATATCTTAATTCTAAAGTATTTGACATATATGGCTATAATTCGGATGATTTTACAATGGAAAATTTTTTAAGTTATATTCATCCAGATGATTTAGGATATTTTATTAATTGTGAAAATACCGTAGTTGATTTTTTTTCTCAACTACCTCCTGATAAAATTCAAAAATACAAGGTGCGATATGATTATCGTGTAAGAAAAGCCGACGGTAACTATATTAGAATCCTTCATCAGGTTTTAACTATCCATAGTACAGATGAAGGTGCCATTATTAGGACATTAGTCTCGCACACCGATATTTCTCATCTAAAAAAAGACAATAAATCCTCCTTGAGTTTTATTGGTCTAGACGGAGAGCCTAGTTATATTGATGTTGCTATTCTTAAAACTTTAAAACATAGAAAAGAGGTAGTCACCAATAGAGAAAAAGCAATTATTTATCAATTGGCAATGGGTCAGACTAGCAGACAGATTGGGATAGAATTAGGAATATCAAAAAACACTGTTGATACTCATAGAAAAAATATTTTAAAGAAAACCGATTGTAAATCAGTAGCCGAATTGATTGCAAAGGCTATAGAAAAAGGTTGGATGTAA
- a CDS encoding alpha-amylase family glycosyl hydrolase, producing the protein MKKIALLFLIALTISSNAFAQKKKPVAKTPFVWESANVYFIVTDRFNDGDKTNNHNFNRNKPTGKLRGFEGGDIRGIIQKLDEGYFTNLGINVIWMTPIVEQIHDGVDEGTGFTYAFHGYWTRDWSSIDPSVGTKKDLAELVQKAHAKGIRIMLDAVINHTGPVTPEDSVYPTDWVRTSPKCTYKSYDTYINCTLVENLPDVKTESNDNVELPSFLANKWKKEGRYDKEVASLDAFFKKTGYPRAPKYYIMKWLSDYITEFGIDGYRVDTAKHTTEDVWADFRKVCDRAFADYKKNNPKKVLDNNPFFTVGEVYGYNIGNKKFYDFGDKKVNYFENGFTGLINFDFRNEAKMNYEELFAKYSNILQNDLKGNTVMNYVSSHDDGYPFDKKREKTFESGTKLVLAPGISQVYYGDESARSLDIEGTQGDATLRSNMNWEDIANNATTKEVLAHWQKLGLFRKNHPAVGAGVHAQISASPYVFSRTFTKSNYSDKVVIGLDLPKGEKSIPVGTIFANGSKVKDTYSGKTATVTKGNVTLNTDFGIVLLEKL; encoded by the coding sequence ATGAAGAAAATAGCCCTATTATTTCTTATTGCTTTAACGATTAGCAGTAATGCTTTCGCACAAAAAAAGAAACCTGTTGCTAAAACCCCTTTCGTTTGGGAAAGTGCCAATGTATATTTTATCGTTACGGATAGGTTTAACGATGGCGACAAAACCAACAATCATAACTTCAACAGAAACAAACCTACAGGAAAATTGCGTGGTTTTGAAGGCGGTGACATTCGCGGTATTATCCAAAAGTTAGACGAAGGGTATTTTACCAATTTAGGAATTAATGTCATTTGGATGACGCCTATTGTGGAGCAAATTCACGATGGTGTTGACGAAGGAACCGGATTTACGTATGCCTTTCATGGCTATTGGACTAGAGATTGGAGTTCGATTGACCCTAGCGTTGGAACCAAAAAGGATTTAGCTGAACTAGTACAAAAAGCCCATGCCAAAGGAATCAGAATCATGCTAGACGCCGTAATTAATCATACTGGACCCGTAACCCCTGAAGACTCTGTTTATCCAACGGATTGGGTACGGACTTCACCAAAGTGTACCTATAAATCATACGACACTTATATCAACTGTACCTTAGTAGAAAACCTTCCAGATGTAAAAACCGAAAGTAATGACAATGTAGAATTGCCATCTTTTTTAGCGAACAAATGGAAAAAAGAAGGGCGTTATGACAAAGAAGTAGCTTCACTAGATGCTTTCTTCAAAAAAACAGGCTATCCAAGAGCGCCAAAATATTACATCATGAAATGGCTTTCGGATTATATCACTGAATTTGGAATTGATGGGTATCGAGTGGACACAGCCAAACATACTACTGAAGACGTTTGGGCTGATTTTAGAAAAGTATGTGATAGAGCTTTCGCCGATTACAAGAAAAACAATCCGAAAAAAGTATTGGATAACAATCCGTTCTTTACCGTTGGGGAGGTTTATGGTTATAACATTGGAAATAAAAAATTCTATGATTTTGGCGATAAGAAAGTCAACTATTTCGAAAATGGGTTTACCGGTTTAATCAATTTTGATTTTAGAAATGAAGCCAAAATGAACTATGAAGAATTGTTTGCTAAGTATTCTAATATTCTGCAAAATGATTTAAAAGGCAATACCGTGATGAACTATGTTTCGTCACACGATGATGGTTATCCGTTTGACAAGAAAAGAGAAAAGACCTTTGAAAGTGGTACCAAATTAGTATTAGCGCCTGGAATTTCTCAAGTGTATTATGGTGATGAAAGTGCTCGCTCCTTAGACATTGAAGGCACTCAAGGCGATGCTACTTTGCGCTCTAACATGAATTGGGAAGACATTGCCAATAATGCAACGACCAAAGAAGTGTTAGCCCATTGGCAGAAATTAGGATTGTTTAGAAAAAATCATCCGGCAGTAGGCGCTGGAGTTCACGCTCAAATTAGTGCTTCGCCTTACGTGTTTAGTAGAACATTTACTAAATCCAACTATAGCGATAAAGTAGTGATTGGTTTAGATCTACCAAAAGGCGAAAAGAGTATTCCGGTTGGAACAATCTTCGCTAACGGTTCAAAAGTAAAAGATACTTACTCTGGAAAAACTGCCACTGTTACTAAAGGAAATGTAACACTCAACACTGATTTCGGAATCGTATTGTTAGAAAAACTATAG
- a CDS encoding LuxR C-terminal-related transcriptional regulator → MDKLIFDNVKNIWYQPHHNRTEKKLLLELNLSKKLLNFFQVGEYYFYILNLIDVRFEFLSPEFTKLMGYDIADLTVEKVFSYIHPDDLGYFIEYENTVAEFFKQLPSHKIQKYKVRYDFRLKKANGEYVRILQQAITIDHTEEGRLLRVLVSHSDITFLKKGNKSSLCFIGLEGEPSFLDVDIIKVAFLPNKNLLTKREKEIINYLAIGYSSKLIGTELGITKNTVDTHRKNILKKTDCKSVAELIAKAIDKGWM, encoded by the coding sequence GTGGATAAATTAATTTTTGATAATGTAAAAAATATTTGGTATCAGCCGCATCATAATAGAACTGAAAAAAAACTATTACTTGAATTAAATCTTTCAAAAAAACTTTTAAATTTTTTTCAAGTTGGGGAGTATTATTTTTATATTTTAAACTTAATAGATGTTAGATTTGAATTTCTTAGTCCTGAGTTTACAAAATTAATGGGATATGATATTGCCGATTTAACAGTAGAAAAAGTTTTTTCTTATATCCATCCGGATGATTTAGGATATTTTATAGAATATGAAAATACAGTTGCTGAGTTTTTCAAACAGCTGCCATCTCATAAAATTCAAAAATATAAAGTCCGCTATGACTTCCGATTAAAAAAAGCAAATGGTGAATATGTTAGAATACTTCAGCAAGCCATAACCATAGATCATACAGAAGAGGGAAGATTATTACGGGTATTAGTTTCGCATTCTGATATAACTTTTTTAAAAAAGGGAAATAAATCTTCGTTATGTTTTATAGGTTTAGAAGGAGAGCCCAGTTTTTTGGATGTAGATATTATAAAAGTTGCTTTTCTCCCCAATAAAAATCTCTTAACTAAGCGTGAAAAAGAAATCATAAATTATTTGGCAATTGGGTATTCAAGTAAATTAATAGGGACAGAACTAGGCATAACAAAAAACACAGTTGATACTCATAGAAAAAATATCTTAAAGAAAACCGATTGTAAATCAGTAGCTGAATTAATTGCAAAAGCTATAGACAAAGGATGGATGTAG
- a CDS encoding glycerophosphodiester phosphodiesterase produces MLKIGHRGAKGYVAENTLASFQKAIELGVDMIELDVYLSKDAIPVVIHDKTIDRTTSGSGLVANFEATALQELGIPTLEDVFLLVNHQCEINIEIKAFEAVESVLKLIDSSLFSKEKVVISSFDWNGLQEVRFHDDSIRIGVLTEANIDLALAFAKFIKAYSIHPYYHLLTKENVTQMQSKNFKVYPWTINEPEDIIFVKSLHVDGIITDFPDRL; encoded by the coding sequence ATGCTCAAAATTGGTCATCGTGGTGCCAAAGGCTATGTAGCGGAAAACACTTTGGCTTCTTTCCAAAAAGCTATAGAGCTGGGCGTTGACATGATTGAGCTGGATGTTTATTTAAGCAAAGACGCTATTCCTGTTGTCATTCACGATAAGACTATTGATAGAACTACATCAGGAAGTGGTTTGGTTGCTAATTTTGAAGCTACAGCATTGCAAGAGCTCGGTATTCCAACTTTAGAAGATGTCTTTTTACTGGTTAACCATCAATGTGAAATTAATATTGAAATCAAAGCTTTTGAAGCTGTGGAAAGTGTTTTGAAACTTATTGATTCCTCCCTTTTTAGTAAAGAAAAAGTAGTGATTTCTAGTTTTGATTGGAATGGGTTACAGGAAGTTCGTTTTCATGATGACAGCATCCGAATTGGGGTTTTGACAGAAGCGAATATCGACTTAGCTTTGGCTTTCGCCAAATTCATAAAAGCCTATTCCATTCATCCTTATTATCATTTGCTAACGAAAGAAAACGTTACCCAAATGCAATCCAAAAATTTTAAAGTCTATCCCTGGACCATCAATGAGCCAGAAGATATTATCTTTGTCAAATCGTTACACGTTGACGGCATTATTACGGATTTTCCAGATAGACTATGA
- a CDS encoding tail fiber domain-containing protein, which translates to MRKLQIVLFTFFGTYILSAQVGIGTTNPQAALDITATTDGLLVPRVALFNTVTPTIDTPTQSELVYNTATSGIAPNNVTPGFYYWDGLKWLRIKSSTNNSDTWSLEGNSGTVDANNFIGTTDNVPFNIRVNNQKAGRITTGGDVFFGYQAGNVNTGASNTGIGYRSLFSNASGFYNTAIGSLALNSNTTGSYNTANGTSALYGNNTGNNNTANGAFSLFANTTGNNNTATGNSALSNNTTGYENTANGYAALLLNSTGYYNTATGSASLYSNTTGTRNTANGIQALRNNITGNSNTASGTVALFSNTTGTSNTAHGDSSLYNNSTGYYNTGTGTNALFSNTTGYENTANGFQALRSNTTGFYNTATGVNALSANTTGSYNTANGAYGLYSNTTGYSNTTNGNLALYANTTGYENTATGVQALRNNTTGFYNSAMGLNSLFSNTTGNYNTANGHTALYANTTGSFNTAKGYAALYYNTTGGNNTAIGSYALFYNTTGISNTAVGSYALYANTTGGGNTAFGSGAGFAGTAITTGSNNTFIGNNASSDSAIRVNSIAIAGNGNLAFGGDNRVRIGNNVMGSIGGQVGWTTISDQRVKDNIRQDVKGLDFILKLKPLTYTYSIEKSNQIQKSTIADEWPSKHNIEKIRFSGFLAQEVEKTAKEVGYDFSGVDKPEDADGLWGLRYSEFTVPLVKAVQELSAQNKQLQESNTILVKQLEDLLQKMKEQAKRIQLLEKKI; encoded by the coding sequence ATGAGAAAATTACAAATTGTATTGTTTACGTTTTTTGGTACTTATATCCTTAGTGCACAAGTAGGAATAGGAACTACCAATCCTCAGGCAGCATTAGATATTACTGCAACAACGGATGGACTTTTGGTTCCCAGGGTAGCCTTGTTTAATACGGTTACACCAACGATAGACACACCTACCCAATCCGAACTGGTATACAACACGGCCACGAGTGGCATTGCTCCCAACAATGTAACCCCAGGATTTTATTATTGGGATGGTTTAAAATGGTTAAGAATAAAAAGTAGTACTAATAACTCTGATACGTGGTCGTTGGAAGGAAATTCAGGAACTGTTGATGCCAATAATTTTATAGGCACTACAGACAATGTGCCTTTTAATATTCGCGTCAATAATCAAAAAGCAGGTAGGATTACTACTGGGGGAGACGTGTTTTTTGGCTATCAGGCAGGAAATGTCAATACGGGAGCTTCCAATACAGGGATTGGTTATAGGTCTTTATTCTCTAATGCTTCAGGGTTTTATAACACCGCTATCGGTTCTTTAGCATTAAACTCTAATACCACGGGAAGCTATAACACTGCTAATGGTACCAGTGCATTATATGGAAATAATACAGGAAACAATAACACTGCGAATGGTGCCTTTTCATTATTTGCTAATACCACAGGAAACAATAACACCGCCACAGGGAACTCGGCCTTAAGTAATAATACTACTGGTTATGAGAATACTGCCAATGGGTATGCTGCATTATTATTAAATTCTACAGGCTATTATAACACCGCCACAGGATCTGCTTCTTTATACTCCAATACTACAGGAACACGAAACACAGCCAATGGGATTCAAGCCCTTCGAAATAATATCACAGGAAACTCCAATACTGCCAGCGGAACTGTAGCATTGTTTTCAAATACTACAGGAACCAGTAATACTGCACATGGCGATAGTTCGCTTTATAACAATAGCACGGGATATTATAACACTGGCACGGGTACAAATGCATTGTTTTCTAACACCACAGGTTATGAAAATACGGCCAATGGATTTCAAGCACTTCGAAGTAATACTACTGGGTTTTATAACACCGCTACGGGTGTGAATGCATTATCTGCTAACACCACGGGGAGCTATAACACCGCGAACGGTGCCTATGGCTTATATTCTAATACCACGGGATACTCTAATACAACTAATGGAAATTTAGCATTATATGCTAATACCACTGGTTATGAAAATACGGCCACTGGGGTGCAAGCGCTTCGAAATAATACCACCGGATTCTATAATTCGGCTATGGGGCTTAATTCTTTATTTTCTAATACCACCGGGAACTATAATACTGCCAATGGCCATACCGCATTATATGCTAATACCACAGGAAGCTTTAACACCGCCAAAGGATATGCTGCTTTGTACTACAACACCACCGGGGGTAATAACACTGCTATAGGTAGTTATGCATTATTTTATAATACTACGGGAATTTCCAATACGGCGGTTGGTAGCTATGCTTTATATGCAAATACAACGGGAGGCGGCAATACTGCTTTTGGTTCAGGTGCTGGATTTGCAGGAACTGCTATTACTACAGGTTCTAACAATACCTTTATTGGAAATAATGCCAGTTCGGACAGTGCTATCCGTGTTAATAGCATTGCCATTGCCGGCAATGGCAACTTGGCCTTTGGAGGTGATAATAGAGTAAGGATTGGTAATAATGTCATGGGTTCTATTGGGGGACAAGTGGGTTGGACAACCATTTCCGATCAACGCGTAAAGGACAATATCCGACAGGATGTCAAGGGATTGGATTTTATTTTAAAGTTAAAACCACTAACCTATACTTATAGTATCGAAAAATCAAATCAAATTCAAAAAAGCACGATTGCCGATGAATGGCCTAGCAAGCACAACATTGAAAAAATAAGATTTAGCGGTTTTTTAGCCCAAGAAGTTGAAAAAACGGCAAAAGAGGTAGGTTATGATTTTAGTGGAGTAGATAAGCCTGAAGATGCTGACGGTTTGTGGGGTTTGCGTTATTCAGAATTTACGGTACCTTTAGTAAAAGCTGTACAAGAATTATCTGCACAAAACAAGCAGTTACAAGAATCCAACACAATACTAGTAAAACAATTAGAAGATTTATTGCAAAAAATGAAGGAGCAGGCGAAAAGAATACAATTACTGGAAAAGAAGATATAA
- a CDS encoding TspO/MBR family protein, translating into MQKVLRILLVVATCVTIGYLSGMVTRDSITTWYPTLIKPIFNPPNWIFAPVWSLLYILMGVAGGMIWNRIETDEEKVKSAFKIFIAQLALNALWSYLFFGLHNPLLALVEIILLWLLIFETYNQFVKIDKVAGKLLLPYLAWVSFATILNASIWWLNK; encoded by the coding sequence ATGCAAAAAGTTTTAAGAATACTATTGGTGGTCGCTACTTGTGTGACGATTGGATATTTATCAGGAATGGTAACTAGAGATAGTATTACCACTTGGTATCCAACATTAATTAAACCCATCTTTAATCCACCGAATTGGATTTTTGCTCCCGTTTGGTCCCTTCTTTATATTTTGATGGGTGTTGCTGGTGGAATGATTTGGAATAGAATCGAAACAGATGAGGAAAAAGTCAAAAGTGCTTTCAAGATATTTATAGCACAATTAGCGTTGAATGCTTTATGGTCCTATCTTTTCTTTGGATTGCACAATCCTTTATTGGCTTTAGTTGAAATTATCTTGCTTTGGTTATTAATTTTTGAAACATATAATCAGTTTGTCAAAATTGATAAAGTAGCTGGCAAATTACTACTTCCTTATTTAGCTTGGGTCAGTTTTGCAACGATTCTCAATGCCAGTATTTGGTGGTTAAATAAATAA
- a CDS encoding diphosphomevalonate/mevalonate 3,5-bisphosphate decarboxylase family protein — MISEKEFLPKSFSTTIESGSFQWSAPSNIALVKYWGKKPNQIPANPSISFTLSNCKTITKLSFVKKNNAITIGATNEKFSFEFLFEGKPKEDFKPKIQKFLERIEKYCPYLIDYHFVIDSENTFPHSSGIASSASGMAALSMNILSLEKALNPAMTEDFFFQKASFLARLGSGSACRSVKGSVVVWGNHAEIEDSSDLFGVEFPAKIHDNFKNYQDTILLVDKGEKQVSSTVGHDLMHNHPYAKERFAQAHFNLSALKIVLENGNLEEFIQIVESEALTLHAMMMTSFPYFILMKPNTLEIINRIWKFRNETKTPVCFTLDAGANVHILYPENVRDSVLQFITTELVGYCQNGNYICDAIGTGANKIL, encoded by the coding sequence ATGATTTCTGAAAAGGAGTTTCTTCCCAAATCATTTTCAACCACCATAGAAAGCGGAAGTTTTCAATGGAGTGCTCCAAGTAATATTGCTCTAGTAAAATATTGGGGAAAGAAACCAAACCAAATTCCGGCCAATCCTTCTATTAGTTTTACGCTTTCGAATTGTAAAACAATAACCAAACTTTCGTTTGTCAAAAAAAATAATGCTATTACTATTGGTGCTACTAACGAAAAGTTTTCTTTTGAATTTCTTTTTGAAGGCAAACCCAAGGAAGATTTCAAACCCAAAATTCAAAAGTTTTTGGAACGTATTGAAAAATACTGTCCCTATTTAATCGATTATCATTTTGTTATTGATAGCGAAAATACTTTTCCGCATAGTTCAGGAATCGCTTCTTCTGCCTCTGGTATGGCGGCTTTATCGATGAACATTCTAAGTTTAGAAAAAGCTTTGAATCCTGCTATGACAGAAGATTTCTTTTTTCAAAAAGCCTCCTTCTTAGCTCGATTAGGTTCCGGAAGTGCTTGCCGAAGTGTAAAAGGAAGTGTTGTGGTTTGGGGGAATCATGCTGAAATTGAGGATAGTTCGGATTTATTTGGTGTTGAATTTCCAGCTAAAATTCATGACAATTTTAAGAATTATCAAGATACTATTTTACTAGTTGACAAAGGCGAGAAACAAGTCTCAAGTACCGTTGGACACGATTTGATGCACAACCATCCTTATGCTAAGGAACGTTTTGCGCAAGCTCACTTCAATTTATCGGCCTTAAAAATAGTTTTAGAAAATGGAAATCTAGAAGAATTTATCCAAATTGTTGAGAGTGAAGCTTTGACTTTACATGCTATGATGATGACTTCGTTTCCTTATTTTATTTTGATGAAACCTAACACCTTAGAAATCATTAATCGCATTTGGAAGTTCAGAAACGAAACCAAAACTCCAGTTTGTTTTACCTTAGATGCAGGAGCAAACGTACATATTTTATATCCCGAAAACGTTAGAGATTCTGTTTTGCAATTTATTACCACTGAATTAGTTGGCTATTGTCAAAATGGTAACTATATTTGTGATGCAATTGGAACAGGAGCAAATAAAATTCTATGA
- a CDS encoding NAD(P)/FAD-dependent oxidoreductase → MNSNFDIIIVGGGAAGFFTAINIVENNPKLKVAILERGKTVLEKVRISGGGRCNVTHACFVPNDLVKYYPRGEKELRGPFHQFCSGDTIEWFERHGVELKIEEDGHMFPTSDSSQTIIDCFLSATQKLGIQVLTGQSVQSIFLSEPYWKVETNHETFVCQKLIMTTGSNPKIWEMLTTLGHTIVPPVPSLFTFNIKDARIKDLMGLSAFAKVKVKGSKLEASGPLLITHWGMSGPGILRLSAWGARELFDKNYQFILQVNWLNELTFEEALDTLKGLKQEHAKKAVSKKSPFEFPNRLWESLVLASDIDSETKWADLSKKQLTDLANQLTNGQFQVNGKSTFKEEFVTAGGIDLKEINFKTMESKLHQNLFFAGEIVNIDAITGGFNFQNAWTSGFIVSKSI, encoded by the coding sequence ATGAACTCAAACTTCGATATAATCATTGTAGGCGGTGGCGCTGCTGGTTTTTTTACGGCAATTAATATCGTTGAAAACAATCCCAAGCTTAAAGTAGCGATTCTTGAAAGAGGCAAAACGGTTTTAGAGAAAGTCCGTATTTCAGGAGGCGGAAGATGTAATGTTACTCATGCTTGCTTTGTCCCTAATGACTTGGTTAAGTATTATCCGCGTGGCGAAAAAGAATTGCGAGGGCCTTTTCATCAATTCTGTTCAGGCGATACTATTGAATGGTTTGAACGTCATGGTGTGGAACTTAAGATTGAAGAGGACGGACACATGTTTCCCACTTCGGATAGTTCTCAAACTATTATCGATTGCTTTTTATCTGCTACCCAAAAACTCGGCATCCAAGTATTGACAGGTCAAAGTGTGCAATCTATTTTTCTTTCTGAGCCCTATTGGAAAGTGGAAACGAATCATGAGACTTTTGTTTGTCAAAAACTCATTATGACTACAGGTAGCAATCCTAAAATATGGGAAATGCTAACTACACTTGGTCATACTATCGTCCCTCCTGTTCCCTCCCTATTTACTTTTAATATTAAAGATGCTCGTATCAAAGATTTGATGGGGCTTTCTGCTTTTGCCAAAGTGAAAGTAAAAGGAAGTAAACTAGAAGCTAGTGGTCCCTTACTAATCACTCACTGGGGCATGTCTGGACCCGGAATATTAAGACTATCCGCTTGGGGTGCCCGAGAATTATTTGATAAAAACTATCAATTTATACTGCAAGTCAATTGGCTCAACGAACTCACTTTTGAAGAAGCTTTAGACACTTTGAAAGGCCTAAAACAAGAACACGCTAAAAAAGCAGTATCCAAAAAATCTCCTTTTGAGTTTCCTAATCGCTTATGGGAAAGTTTGGTGTTAGCTTCTGACATTGATAGCGAAACCAAATGGGCAGACTTATCCAAAAAGCAATTAACCGATTTGGCTAACCAACTCACTAACGGACAATTTCAGGTGAATGGTAAAAGCACATTTAAAGAAGAATTTGTAACAGCAGGAGGCATCGATTTAAAAGAAATCAACTTTAAAACGATGGAAAGCAAACTGCATCAAAATCTTTTCTTTGCTGGTGAAATAGTCAATATTGACGCTATTACAGGTGGCTTTAACTTTCAAAACGCTTGGACTAGCGGGTTTATTGTGTCCAAGTCAATCTAA
- a CDS encoding T9SS-dependent choice-of-anchor J family protein — translation MKKKLLYIVLLVASGAIQSQTQNLYNFGFDGTTQNMLSAGWVQTNQSATADPLFPWSISTAATDPGVQGQSGGANSFCWVNYQSTTSATGATISNWLISPTITVKNGDVISFYSKKGVIGSTFADRLQLRMSINGAATVNPSTGPDDLGNFTILLEDINPNLNLTSYPSTWTLYSYTISGLLGITDCKFAFRYYVTDGGPSGANSDLIHVDTFSVDRPSSLNTEQYTTQNFTIYPNPSKNILNVLSKNETTINEMKITDLNGRVIKILNNNSNTIQINIEDLCIGVYFLKIVSNQGTEIIKFQKN, via the coding sequence ATGAAAAAAAAATTACTTTATATTGTTTTATTGGTAGCTTCGGGAGCAATTCAATCTCAAACTCAAAACCTATATAATTTTGGTTTTGATGGTACTACTCAAAATATGCTTTCTGCTGGTTGGGTTCAAACAAATCAAAGTGCAACTGCTGACCCCTTATTTCCTTGGAGTATTTCGACTGCAGCTACAGACCCTGGTGTTCAAGGTCAATCAGGAGGTGCGAATTCTTTCTGTTGGGTAAATTATCAAAGTACCACAAGCGCAACTGGTGCAACAATTAGTAATTGGCTTATATCGCCAACGATTACTGTTAAAAATGGTGATGTTATTTCATTTTACTCAAAAAAGGGAGTAATTGGTTCAACTTTTGCCGATAGACTTCAACTAAGAATGAGTATAAATGGAGCAGCAACAGTAAATCCATCAACTGGGCCAGATGATCTTGGAAACTTTACAATTTTATTAGAAGATATAAATCCTAATCTAAATTTAACATCTTATCCTTCAACATGGACACTATACAGTTATACAATTAGTGGCTTATTAGGAATTACAGATTGTAAGTTTGCATTTAGATATTATGTTACTGATGGTGGTCCAAGTGGCGCTAATTCAGATTTAATACATGTTGATACTTTTTCTGTTGATAGACCTTCGAGTCTTAACACTGAGCAGTATACCACTCAAAATTTTACAATATACCCCAACCCATCAAAAAATATTTTAAATGTTTTGTCTAAAAATGAAACTACTATAAATGAAATGAAAATTACTGATTTAAATGGAAGGGTAATCAAAATTTTAAATAATAATTCAAACACAATTCAAATTAATATTGAAGATTTATGTATTGGTGTATACTTTCTAAAAATAGTATCCAATCAAGGTACTGAAATCATAAAATTTCAAAAAAATTAA